In a single window of the Bacillus mycoides genome:
- a CDS encoding arylamine N-acetyltransferase family protein, with the protein MTDFQKQFFARLNIEEKHKVSFEDLPNIMYAMAQTVPFENLNILENNFKEISKENLKEKILINNRGGLCYELNPAMYYFLKDSKFDVHLVSGTVYNAANSIWAVDSGHIATVLQHHNELYLIEVGFGSYLPLSPVPFSGEIVHSVTGDYRIRKETTEKGNYILEMRKSNEFLDQSSTDDWTVGYAFYLEEVDETKANAAQKIIVEHEGSPFNKVPLVVKLTHDGHASLTKDSLTVTKNRNKTKETITKEQYTNLLHSTFGITL; encoded by the coding sequence ATGACCGACTTTCAAAAACAATTTTTTGCAAGATTAAATATAGAAGAAAAACACAAAGTTTCATTTGAAGATTTACCTAACATTATGTACGCAATGGCACAAACTGTCCCTTTTGAAAACTTAAATATTCTCGAAAACAACTTTAAAGAAATATCAAAAGAAAATCTAAAAGAAAAAATTTTAATAAACAACCGTGGCGGCCTTTGTTATGAATTGAATCCGGCTATGTATTACTTCCTTAAAGACTCTAAATTCGATGTCCATCTCGTTTCAGGAACAGTTTATAACGCTGCAAATTCTATATGGGCTGTAGATTCAGGGCATATCGCAACTGTTTTACAACATCATAATGAACTTTACTTAATTGAAGTAGGTTTCGGATCATATTTACCCCTTTCCCCTGTTCCTTTCTCAGGTGAGATCGTTCATTCTGTAACAGGCGACTATCGTATTCGTAAAGAAACGACTGAAAAAGGTAATTATATTTTAGAAATGCGTAAAAGCAATGAGTTTCTAGATCAATCTTCTACTGATGATTGGACAGTAGGTTATGCATTTTACTTGGAAGAAGTGGATGAAACGAAAGCAAATGCAGCACAAAAAATTATTGTTGAACATGAAGGTTCACCATTTAACAAAGTACCTCTTGTTGTAAAACTTACTCATGACGGGCACGCATCATTAACAAAAGATAGCCTTACAGTAACGAAAAATAGAAATAAAACAAAAGAAACAATTACAAAAGAGCAATATACAAACCTCCTTCATTCAACGTTCGGCATTACATTATAA
- the amyS gene encoding alpha-amylase — MLKRITVVCLLFILLFPNIYEGNKAEAATVNNGTLMQYFEWYAPNDGNHWNRLRSDAESLAHKGITSVWIPPAYKGTSQNDVGYGAYDLYDLGEFNQKGTVRTKYGTKAQLKSAIDALHKQNIDVYGDVVMNHKGGADYTETVTAVEVDRNNRNIEVSGDYQISAWTGFNFPGRGDAYSNFKWKWYHFDGTDWDEGRKLNRIYKFRGVDKAWDWEVSSENGNYDYLMYADLDFDHPDVANEMKNWGTWYANELNLDGFRLDAVKHIDHEYLRDWVNHARQQTGKEMFTVAEYWQNDVQALNNYLAKVNYNQSVFDAPLHYNFHYASTGNGNYDMRNILNGTVMKNHPALAVTLVENHDSQPGQSLESVVSPWFKPLAYAFILTRAEGYPSVFYGDYYGTSGNSSYEIPALKDKIDPILTARKNFAYGTQRDYLDHPDVIGWTREGDGVHANSGLATLLSDGPGGSKWMDVGKNNAGEVWYDITGNQTNTVTINKDGWGQFYVSGGSVSIYVQR, encoded by the coding sequence ATGTTGAAAAGGATTACGGTAGTCTGTTTATTGTTTATTTTGCTTTTTCCTAATATATATGAGGGAAATAAGGCAGAAGCAGCAACAGTGAACAATGGAACATTAATGCAGTATTTTGAGTGGTACGCTCCGAATGATGGGAATCATTGGAATCGTTTGCGTTCCGATGCTGAAAGTTTAGCTCATAAAGGAATCACATCTGTATGGATACCACCTGCATATAAAGGGACTTCGCAAAATGATGTAGGGTATGGGGCCTATGATTTATATGATTTAGGGGAGTTCAATCAAAAAGGAACGGTGCGGACGAAATATGGGACAAAAGCACAGTTGAAATCTGCAATTGACGCTTTACATAAGCAAAACATCGACGTATACGGTGATGTAGTTATGAATCATAAAGGTGGGGCTGATTATACTGAAACCGTAACAGCTGTTGAGGTAGACCGTAACAATCGAAATATTGAAGTATCAGGTGATTATCAAATTAGTGCATGGACGGGGTTTAATTTTCCAGGGCGCGGAGATGCTTATTCTAATTTCAAATGGAAATGGTATCATTTTGACGGAACGGATTGGGATGAAGGAAGGAAATTAAATCGAATTTATAAATTTAGGGGTGTAGATAAAGCGTGGGATTGGGAAGTGTCTAGCGAAAATGGAAATTATGATTATTTGATGTATGCAGATCTTGATTTTGATCATCCTGATGTTGCGAATGAGATGAAAAATTGGGGAACATGGTATGCGAATGAATTAAATTTAGATGGCTTTCGTTTGGACGCTGTTAAACATATTGATCATGAATATTTACGCGATTGGGTAAATCATGCCAGACAGCAAACGGGGAAAGAAATGTTTACAGTAGCTGAATATTGGCAAAATGATGTTCAGGCTTTAAACAATTATTTAGCGAAAGTCAATTATAATCAATCTGTGTTTGATGCACCGCTTCATTACAATTTTCATTATGCTTCAACAGGAAATGGGAATTATGATATGAGAAATATTTTAAATGGAACAGTAATGAAAAATCACCCTGCACTCGCAGTTACTCTCGTTGAGAATCATGATTCTCAGCCTGGGCAGTCATTGGAATCTGTAGTAAGTCCGTGGTTTAAGCCGCTGGCATATGCATTTATTTTAACTCGTGCAGAGGGCTATCCTTCAGTTTTCTATGGTGATTACTATGGGACAAGCGGAAATAGTAGTTATGAAATTCCAGCGTTAAAAGATAAAATTGATCCAATTTTGACGGCACGAAAAAACTTTGCATATGGTACGCAGCGTGATTATTTAGACCATCCAGATGTGATTGGCTGGACAAGAGAAGGCGATGGTGTACATGCTAATTCTGGTTTAGCGACATTACTCTCGGACGGACCAGGAGGATCAAAGTGGATGGATGTTGGAAAGAATAACGCTGGGGAAGTATGGTACGATATTACGGGTAATCAAACAAATACTGTAACAATTAATAAGGACGGATGGGGGCAGTTCTATGTAAGTGGCGGCTCAGTTTCCATATATGTTCAGCGGTAA
- a CDS encoding endonuclease MutS2: MNTMTFEKLQYNELMEIVKSYCISGLGKELLNKLEPSTSIKVVRNRLNETTEARAIVDAEGHVPFFGISNIASTIQKLEKGMILDPAELVSVSDFLRGCRKIKKFMLDKEFFAPVLSSYANSMSEFKSIEEEINFSIKGNGIDAAASKELKRIRNNIDSVDGKIKERLTKFLNSSANKKYIQEFFISKKDDRYTIPIKSTYKNQVAGSIVEASAKGSTVFIEPHTVTKLNAELASLKAEEAMEEYQILATLSGMVLENIYHIKINMELISQYDMVFAKAKFSKSIDGIEPKLNDHGYIHLVNCKHPLLSGKIVPLNFEIGQNYRSLIITGPNAGGKTIVLKTIGLLTLATMSGLHIAGDKETEIAIFDNVFVDIGDNQSIENALSTFSSHMKNLSEIMRMSNNNTLLLFDEIGSGTEPNEGAALAISILEEFYLAGCITIASTHYGEIKRFSEMHGDFMNAAMQFNSETLEPLYKLVIGKSGESNALWIANKMNVKEHVLQRAKEYMGNKEYAIEKVNESKIRKPKMVQEKRENDYEYKIGDRVNLLDHDDFGIIYKEKDNFYNVVVYYNGEFAEVNVKRITLEVAAKELYPEGYDLNTLFVDYKERKMQHDMERGSKKALRKIQKEIRKNRG, translated from the coding sequence ATGAATACGATGACTTTTGAAAAGTTACAATATAACGAATTAATGGAAATAGTGAAATCATATTGTATAAGTGGATTAGGTAAGGAATTATTAAATAAATTAGAGCCGAGTACGAGTATAAAAGTAGTGAGAAATCGCTTAAATGAAACGACAGAAGCACGAGCTATAGTAGATGCAGAAGGGCATGTTCCTTTCTTCGGAATTTCCAATATCGCTAGTACAATTCAAAAATTAGAAAAAGGGATGATTTTAGATCCAGCAGAGTTAGTGAGCGTTTCAGACTTTTTACGTGGGTGCCGAAAGATTAAAAAGTTTATGCTAGATAAAGAATTCTTTGCGCCAGTATTATCTTCGTATGCAAATTCAATGTCTGAATTTAAAAGTATCGAAGAAGAAATTAACTTTTCGATTAAAGGAAATGGCATTGATGCAGCTGCTAGTAAAGAGTTAAAACGAATTCGAAATAACATTGATTCTGTAGATGGAAAAATAAAAGAACGTTTAACAAAATTTTTAAATAGTAGTGCAAATAAGAAGTATATTCAGGAATTCTTTATTAGTAAAAAGGATGATCGCTATACGATTCCAATCAAATCTACCTATAAAAATCAAGTTGCGGGAAGTATTGTTGAAGCTTCCGCTAAAGGTTCTACTGTATTTATAGAACCACATACGGTTACAAAGTTAAATGCGGAGCTCGCAAGTTTGAAAGCAGAAGAAGCGATGGAAGAGTATCAAATTTTAGCGACTTTATCAGGAATGGTATTAGAAAATATTTATCATATAAAAATTAATATGGAATTGATTAGTCAATATGATATGGTATTTGCGAAAGCGAAGTTTAGTAAATCAATCGATGGAATAGAGCCGAAATTAAATGATCATGGCTACATTCATTTAGTGAATTGTAAGCATCCGCTTTTAAGTGGGAAAATAGTACCATTAAACTTTGAAATCGGTCAAAACTACCGAAGTTTAATTATTACAGGACCGAATGCGGGCGGGAAAACGATTGTGTTAAAAACAATCGGATTGTTAACATTAGCGACAATGTCAGGCCTGCACATCGCTGGAGATAAAGAAACGGAAATTGCTATTTTTGACAACGTATTTGTAGATATTGGTGATAATCAAAGTATTGAAAATGCACTAAGTACATTCTCATCGCATATGAAAAATCTATCCGAGATTATGAGGATGTCAAATAATAATACATTACTACTATTTGACGAAATAGGAAGTGGTACAGAACCGAATGAAGGTGCGGCGCTTGCGATATCTATTTTAGAAGAATTTTACCTCGCGGGATGTATTACAATTGCGAGTACGCATTACGGTGAAATAAAACGATTTTCAGAAATGCACGGTGATTTTATGAACGCAGCAATGCAATTTAATAGTGAGACATTGGAGCCTCTTTATAAATTAGTGATCGGTAAATCTGGTGAAAGCAATGCACTTTGGATTGCAAATAAAATGAATGTAAAAGAACATGTACTGCAAAGAGCGAAAGAGTATATGGGAAATAAAGAATACGCTATAGAAAAAGTGAATGAAAGCAAAATAAGAAAACCGAAAATGGTGCAAGAAAAAAGAGAAAATGACTATGAATATAAAATCGGTGACCGTGTGAATTTATTGGATCATGATGATTTTGGTATCATCTATAAGGAAAAAGATAATTTCTATAATGTTGTTGTATATTATAACGGTGAATTCGCTGAAGTGAATGTAAAACGTATTACTTTAGAGGTAGCGGCGAAAGAACTATACCCAGAAGGATATGATTTAAATACACTATTTGTCGATTATAAAGAAAGAAAAATGCAGCACGATATGGAGCGCGGATCGAAAAAAGCGCTTCGTAAAATCCAAAAAGAAATAAGAAAGAATAGAGGATAA
- a CDS encoding GNAT family N-acetyltransferase gives MVTIRQEQQNDCSKTEEVVKQAFSNEEFSDKREHELVKRIRKCDAFIPELSLVAVDERIVGHILLSKITIEQDGTSVKSLALAPVSVTPSHQKKGIGRKLIVAALEKAKELGYESVVVLGHPEYYPKFGFKKASDWNIKAPFEVPDEVFMVIELGENALQGVEGIVQYSSAFAE, from the coding sequence ATGGTAACGATTAGACAAGAACAACAAAATGATTGTAGTAAAACTGAAGAAGTTGTAAAACAAGCATTTTCAAATGAAGAATTTAGTGATAAAAGAGAACATGAACTTGTAAAACGTATTAGAAAATGTGATGCATTTATTCCAGAATTATCATTAGTTGCGGTTGATGAGAGAATAGTGGGGCACATTTTGTTATCAAAAATTACAATAGAACAGGATGGAACTTCTGTAAAATCATTAGCACTTGCACCAGTATCAGTTACTCCAAGCCATCAGAAAAAAGGAATTGGCAGAAAACTGATCGTAGCTGCTTTAGAAAAAGCGAAAGAACTAGGATATGAATCTGTTGTGGTATTAGGGCATCCAGAGTACTATCCGAAATTTGGATTTAAAAAAGCAAGTGATTGGAATATAAAAGCACCATTTGAAGTGCCAGATGAAGTGTTTATGGTGATTGAGTTAGGTGAGAACGCTCTGCAAGGTGTAGAAGGAATTGTACAGTATTCGAGTGCTTTTGCTGAGTAG
- a CDS encoding histidine phosphatase family protein — translation MKNRETDSNENVVTLYVTRHGKTILNTNHRAQGWADSPLVEKGVEVASNLGTGLKDVHFMNAYSSDSGRAIETANLVLKYSEQSKLKLEKRKKLRELNFGIFEGEKLENMWDVVGKAAGVASPEELMKFSIQEVINLIRAADPTKQAEDWELFSTRIKTEIDKISEEAAKNGGGNVLVVVHGLLITALIEMLDSSKTKLGVENASVTKVVYQDGEYTVESVGDMSYVAKGKESVEI, via the coding sequence ATGAAGAATCGAGAAACAGATAGCAATGAGAATGTAGTTACGTTATATGTTACAAGACACGGAAAAACAATATTAAATACGAATCATCGCGCGCAAGGCTGGGCAGACTCCCCGTTAGTAGAAAAAGGTGTGGAAGTTGCCTCTAATTTAGGAACGGGATTAAAAGATGTTCATTTTATGAATGCATATAGTAGTGATAGCGGCCGAGCGATTGAAACTGCTAATTTAGTATTAAAATATAGTGAGCAATCAAAGTTAAAACTTGAGAAAAGAAAAAAATTACGAGAATTAAATTTTGGTATTTTTGAAGGTGAAAAACTTGAAAATATGTGGGATGTGGTTGGAAAAGCTGCAGGCGTTGCATCACCAGAAGAACTTATGAAGTTTTCTATTCAAGAAGTGATTAATCTTATTAGAGCAGCAGACCCTACGAAACAAGCGGAAGATTGGGAATTATTTTCTACTCGCATAAAAACAGAGATTGATAAAATTAGTGAAGAAGCTGCTAAAAATGGAGGTGGCAACGTTTTAGTTGTCGTTCATGGGCTTTTGATTACTGCCTTAATAGAAATGTTAGACAGTAGTAAAACAAAACTGGGAGTAGAGAATGCAAGTGTAACGAAAGTTGTATATCAAGATGGGGAATATACAGTAGAATCGGTTGGAGATATGAGTTATGTTGCAAAAGGGAAAGAAAGTGTGGAAATTTAA
- a CDS encoding quinone oxidoreductase family protein, with the protein MKALCFEQFGSPDVLQYKEIHDPIINPNEVLVRMQAIGLNFADIYRRRGDYHLAGNPPYILGYEGAGIVEKVGANVTTINPGDHIAFADVPFSNAELVAVPSEKAITLPDSISFETAASVLLQGLTAHYLTKDSYQIKQGDIALVHAAAGGVGQLLVQMIKLLGGTVIGLTSSKEKAQVATLAGADHVFLYTEAWHTKVLEVTNGAGVNVVYESVGSTLVESFNATKIGGTVVFYGMAGGNPIPVDPRMLMDTSKTLTGGDLWNVLTTFEERKQRSAQLFDWIASRKLNIASPTTFSLQDGALAHELLESRKSTGKILLIP; encoded by the coding sequence ATGAAAGCACTTTGTTTCGAACAGTTTGGAAGTCCAGATGTACTACAATATAAAGAAATACATGATCCAATCATAAATCCAAATGAAGTTCTTGTTCGCATGCAAGCAATCGGATTAAACTTCGCTGATATTTATAGACGCCGCGGCGATTATCATCTCGCTGGTAACCCGCCTTATATATTAGGTTATGAAGGCGCTGGTATTGTTGAAAAAGTAGGAGCTAACGTTACTACTATCAATCCCGGAGACCACATTGCATTTGCTGACGTTCCATTCTCAAATGCAGAATTAGTTGCCGTTCCATCTGAAAAAGCAATTACACTTCCAGACTCTATTTCTTTTGAAACAGCCGCTTCTGTCTTATTGCAAGGTCTAACAGCACATTATTTAACGAAAGATAGCTATCAAATAAAACAAGGCGATATAGCTTTAGTACACGCTGCAGCTGGTGGCGTTGGTCAACTTCTCGTTCAAATGATTAAACTACTGGGCGGAACAGTAATCGGTCTTACATCATCAAAAGAAAAAGCACAAGTAGCTACGTTAGCTGGTGCTGATCACGTATTTTTATATACTGAAGCATGGCATACGAAAGTACTTGAGGTGACTAATGGTGCCGGAGTAAATGTTGTGTATGAATCAGTAGGTTCTACACTCGTGGAAAGTTTTAACGCTACTAAAATTGGCGGTACTGTCGTATTTTACGGAATGGCCGGCGGTAATCCTATACCTGTAGATCCACGTATGCTTATGGATACTTCAAAGACTTTAACAGGTGGAGACCTTTGGAATGTACTTACTACTTTTGAGGAACGTAAGCAGCGCTCCGCTCAATTATTTGATTGGATTGCTAGTAGAAAATTAAACATCGCGAGTCCTACTACATTCTCTTTACAAGATGGTGCTCTTGCACATGAATTATTAGAGAGCCGAAAAAGTACTGGGAAGATTTTATTAATTCCGTAA
- a CDS encoding LysR family transcriptional regulator, with translation MEIKQLITFKVAADTLNFTQTAKKLNFAQSSVTAQIKTLEAELGTPLFERLGKRLFLTEAGRKFQLYADKMIALSNEAKMAVKDDEEIAGTLIIGAQESQCTYRLPSILKKFKAQFPQIKLIFKPAHSNKDAKEQLMEGKVDLVFILDECKTEDVLRVEPLMKEELKVVAAPTHRLLEQPSVSTKDLESETLLLTELGCSYRTLFEELFRAEDVYPANKIEFVSVEAIKQCVIADLGIAVLPAIVVEKDIREGTIKELVLKNTITPIYTQIAWHKDKWMTAPLQQFIEVTRESFN, from the coding sequence ATGGAGATAAAACAATTAATTACATTTAAAGTAGCAGCGGACACTTTGAACTTTACGCAAACTGCGAAGAAATTGAACTTTGCTCAATCGAGTGTAACGGCGCAAATTAAAACGTTAGAGGCTGAGCTCGGTACGCCATTATTTGAAAGATTAGGAAAACGTCTTTTCTTAACTGAAGCAGGCAGGAAGTTTCAACTATATGCTGATAAGATGATTGCACTCAGTAACGAAGCGAAAATGGCTGTGAAAGATGATGAGGAAATAGCGGGTACGTTAATAATCGGTGCACAAGAAAGTCAATGTACATATAGGCTTCCATCTATATTAAAGAAATTTAAAGCACAATTTCCCCAAATAAAGCTTATATTTAAACCTGCACATTCCAATAAAGATGCGAAGGAACAATTGATGGAGGGGAAAGTAGATCTTGTATTTATTTTGGACGAATGTAAAACAGAGGATGTTTTACGTGTGGAGCCACTTATGAAAGAAGAATTAAAAGTAGTAGCTGCCCCTACGCATCGTTTACTTGAACAACCTTCCGTTTCTACAAAAGATTTAGAAAGCGAAACACTTTTACTAACAGAACTAGGTTGCTCGTATCGGACTTTATTTGAAGAGTTATTCCGTGCGGAAGATGTATACCCAGCAAATAAGATTGAATTTGTTAGTGTCGAGGCAATTAAACAATGCGTTATTGCAGATTTAGGTATAGCAGTTTTGCCAGCAATAGTAGTAGAAAAAGATATACGAGAGGGAACGATAAAGGAATTAGTCTTAAAGAATACAATCACTCCGATCTATACGCAAATTGCTTGGCATAAAGATAAATGGATGACAGCGCCACTGCAGCAATTTATTGAGGTGACGAGGGAGTCTTTTAATTAA
- a CDS encoding DinB family protein, whose amino-acid sequence MLHVLKQQYNLISSTRETLFSFLEEIPREKLHSTVPNFGSGSILKTHIHVADCYRYWLGSFAFKQKRADFSFASDYEIEHANVEKARARFKLVDEVVMRFLDEYNDRWLENIANEVKWQKEPWSTTPLWLLTHAETHEFHHKGQIVSMARHLGYTPPDTDLS is encoded by the coding sequence ATGTTACATGTTTTAAAACAGCAATATAATCTTATTAGCTCTACAAGAGAAACTCTATTTTCGTTTTTAGAAGAAATCCCACGAGAAAAATTGCACAGCACGGTTCCTAATTTCGGAAGTGGCAGCATTTTAAAAACCCATATTCATGTAGCTGATTGCTACCGATACTGGCTTGGATCATTCGCATTCAAGCAAAAACGAGCAGATTTTTCATTCGCTAGTGATTATGAAATTGAGCATGCAAATGTCGAGAAAGCTCGTGCTAGATTTAAGTTAGTCGATGAGGTTGTAATGCGTTTTTTAGATGAATACAATGACCGTTGGCTCGAAAATATAGCAAATGAAGTGAAATGGCAAAAAGAACCTTGGAGCACAACTCCTCTATGGCTTTTAACTCATGCGGAAACACATGAATTTCATCATAAAGGTCAAATTGTATCAATGGCTCGTCACCTCGGATACACTCCTCCTGACACAGACCTTAGTTAG
- a CDS encoding DinB family protein, with translation MNRIIGLKQFEITRGALLQFMETLDDKTADTQPEGFNNTIRWHIGHVLTAAETFMFGREFKQLPTEYPGMFGYGSRPSKWKTEGPSLEVLTVQLKEQAKRIQEIPAEAFENKLPEPFLGLETVGELYGMMLYHEADHIGQMKAMERIIKAL, from the coding sequence ATGAATAGAATAATTGGTTTAAAACAATTTGAAATAACGCGTGGGGCATTACTTCAATTTATGGAAACGTTAGATGACAAAACTGCGGATACGCAGCCGGAGGGCTTTAACAATACAATTCGCTGGCATATCGGTCACGTGTTAACGGCGGCAGAAACTTTCATGTTTGGAAGAGAATTTAAACAATTACCAACTGAATATCCAGGTATGTTTGGATATGGTTCAAGACCATCTAAATGGAAAACAGAAGGACCGTCATTAGAAGTGTTAACGGTTCAATTAAAAGAACAAGCGAAGCGCATTCAAGAAATTCCAGCAGAAGCATTTGAAAATAAACTTCCAGAGCCATTTTTAGGGTTGGAAACAGTTGGAGAGCTTTACGGTATGATGCTTTATCATGAAGCAGACCATATTGGGCAAATGAAGGCGATGGAACGTATTATTAAGGCTCTTTAG
- a CDS encoding DUF817 domain-containing protein has protein sequence MFYVKQLLYFTYEQALSCLFPVVIFLTLALSKIISIPGLYRYDFILIVCLLMQWIMYKTSIETKDELKVITVFHLIGLLLEIYKVHFGSWSYPEEAYSKVFGVPLYSGFMYASVASYICQAWRRLHLQMHHWPKAIFAIPLGAMIYFNFFTHHFLYDFRWVLTLILFIVFFRTFVEFSLRGVTYKMPLVLSFFLIGFFIWIAENIATFFGAWQYPNQRETWSLVHLSKISSWFLLVVISIMIVTQLKHLKQSKR, from the coding sequence ATGTTTTATGTAAAACAACTACTCTATTTTACTTATGAACAAGCATTATCCTGTTTGTTCCCTGTCGTTATTTTTTTAACACTTGCTCTTTCAAAAATCATTTCGATTCCAGGGCTGTACCGATATGATTTCATACTCATCGTATGCCTTCTTATGCAGTGGATTATGTACAAGACTAGTATTGAAACGAAAGACGAACTAAAAGTAATTACTGTCTTCCACCTCATCGGCCTTTTACTAGAAATATATAAAGTACATTTCGGTTCATGGAGTTATCCTGAAGAGGCGTATTCAAAAGTTTTCGGAGTTCCGCTTTACAGCGGTTTTATGTATGCGAGTGTCGCAAGTTACATATGCCAAGCGTGGAGAAGATTGCATTTACAAATGCATCATTGGCCGAAAGCTATTTTTGCAATACCTCTAGGAGCAATGATTTACTTTAATTTTTTTACACATCATTTTCTATATGACTTTAGATGGGTATTAACTTTAATTTTATTCATTGTTTTCTTTCGCACATTTGTGGAATTTTCATTACGAGGCGTTACATATAAAATGCCGCTCGTACTCTCATTTTTCCTTATCGGATTCTTTATTTGGATTGCAGAAAACATCGCTACCTTCTTCGGAGCATGGCAATATCCAAATCAACGGGAAACATGGAGCCTCGTTCACTTAAGCAAAATTAGCTCATGGTTTTTACTCGTTGTTATTAGCATTATGATTGTTACACAACTCAAACATTTGAAGCAGTCGAAAAGATAA
- a CDS encoding FecCD family ABC transporter permease, which translates to MLHKSTVHAGNNRWIHIKFICFMSLTIICLIGAIFLAVAFGAKDIHLQTVWAAVFDYNPKLTQHQIIYELRLPRVIGAAVVGAAFAVAGAVMQGVTRNPLADAGVLGINAGAMFVVALSFAFFPHMPYSYLMIVSFIGAVLSTVLIFIIGSATSGGLTPMRLTIAGAVMAALLHSLSSGVAIYYDLSQDLAFWYAGGVAGVKWEHLKFLVPIILITIVFATVLGRSISLISMGDDVATNLGVKTSRTRILGMIIVVILAGVSVSAVGSIGFVGLVIPHIARKLVGVNYRLSIPMSALLGAMLLVLADLGARTVNPPKELAIGIMVALVGVPFFLYIARKVGSEL; encoded by the coding sequence ATGTTACATAAGTCTACTGTACATGCTGGCAATAATCGCTGGATACATATTAAGTTCATATGTTTCATGAGCTTAACAATTATATGTTTAATTGGAGCTATATTTTTAGCCGTTGCATTTGGTGCAAAGGATATCCATTTGCAAACTGTGTGGGCAGCGGTTTTTGATTATAATCCGAAATTAACACAGCATCAAATTATTTATGAATTAAGGCTCCCAAGGGTAATTGGCGCAGCAGTTGTAGGAGCTGCTTTTGCAGTCGCTGGAGCTGTTATGCAAGGGGTAACACGAAATCCTTTAGCTGATGCAGGTGTACTCGGAATAAATGCAGGTGCGATGTTTGTAGTAGCACTTAGTTTTGCTTTTTTCCCGCATATGCCGTATTCCTATTTAATGATTGTCTCCTTTATTGGAGCAGTTTTAAGTACAGTACTCATTTTTATTATTGGATCAGCAACATCAGGCGGGCTAACGCCGATGAGGTTAACGATTGCAGGGGCAGTTATGGCCGCGCTTTTACATTCGTTAAGTTCAGGTGTCGCGATTTATTATGACTTAAGCCAAGATTTAGCATTTTGGTATGCTGGTGGTGTTGCGGGGGTTAAGTGGGAACACTTGAAATTTTTAGTGCCTATTATTCTCATAACAATTGTTTTTGCGACAGTGCTAGGGCGATCTATTTCCCTCATATCAATGGGGGATGACGTTGCTACGAATTTAGGTGTAAAAACGAGCCGAACGAGAATACTTGGGATGATTATAGTAGTCATTCTTGCAGGTGTGTCTGTTTCAGCTGTTGGTTCCATTGGATTTGTAGGACTTGTCATTCCGCACATCGCTAGAAAATTAGTAGGTGTTAATTATCGGCTTAGTATTCCTATGTCAGCATTATTAGGAGCTATGTTATTAGTTTTAGCTGATTTAGGGGCAAGAACAGTAAATCCTCCTAAAGAACTTGCGATAGGGATTATGGTAGCTCTTGTTGGAGTGCCGTTCTTCCTCTATATAGCACGTAAAGTTGGGAGTGAGCTATAA